One stretch of Nitrosococcus watsonii C-113 DNA includes these proteins:
- a CDS encoding FGGY-family carbohydrate kinase — translation MSPDLFLGIDLGTSGCRIIAINERGEIQGRSHVPLPPPRRQGMAIEQNPAQWWQAIKQALTSLFQTVPAKAVRSLAVDGTSGTVVLVDRNGNPLTPALLYNDSRSHAEARLIAEQALPHSGALGPTSSLAKLLYLQSCPEALQAAYLLHQADWIAFRLGAKLGISDENNCLKTGYDSIRQEWPDWLSRVGVRRELLPAVVPPGALIGTIDPSHTETFQISPQAKLVAGTTDSIAAFIATGAEKPGDAVTSLGSTLALKVASEHPIFSAKHGIYSHRLGKLWLAGGASNSGGVVLRQHFTQAQLDKMTPHLQPQQTTGLNYYPLPAQGERFPIPDPHYSPRLTPRPLDNVTFFQAILEGIARIEAQGYRQLQLLGAPFPSLVKTTGGGARNPAWLQIREQTLRVPVITACETEAAYGSALLARQALS, via the coding sequence ATGTCCCCTGATCTTTTTCTTGGTATTGACCTAGGCACTTCAGGTTGCCGAATCATTGCTATCAATGAAAGAGGGGAAATCCAGGGCCGCAGCCATGTTCCCCTGCCTCCTCCCCGGCGGCAAGGAATGGCGATCGAACAGAATCCCGCGCAATGGTGGCAGGCTATCAAGCAAGCCCTTACAAGCCTGTTTCAGACGGTACCCGCTAAGGCAGTTCGTTCCCTTGCCGTTGATGGAACTTCCGGTACAGTCGTGCTGGTAGATAGAAATGGAAACCCTCTGACTCCCGCCTTACTCTATAATGACAGCCGCAGCCATGCTGAAGCACGCCTAATCGCCGAACAGGCCCTTCCCCATAGCGGCGCCTTGGGCCCTACTTCTAGCCTGGCTAAATTACTCTATTTACAATCTTGTCCAGAGGCGCTTCAGGCAGCTTACCTGCTGCACCAAGCAGACTGGATCGCCTTCCGTTTAGGGGCAAAATTGGGGATTAGCGACGAAAATAACTGCCTTAAGACGGGCTATGACTCTATCCGGCAAGAATGGCCGGATTGGCTCAGCCGGGTAGGTGTACGCCGCGAACTGCTACCGGCAGTGGTTCCTCCCGGAGCCCTCATTGGGACCATTGACCCCTCCCACACAGAAACGTTTCAAATCTCCCCTCAGGCGAAGTTAGTGGCAGGCACTACCGACAGTATTGCCGCCTTTATCGCTACCGGTGCGGAAAAACCGGGAGACGCCGTCACTTCCCTTGGTTCTACCTTAGCGCTCAAGGTAGCCTCTGAACACCCTATCTTTAGCGCAAAGCATGGCATTTATAGTCATCGTCTAGGCAAGCTTTGGCTGGCTGGAGGTGCTTCTAATAGTGGAGGCGTTGTTCTGCGACAGCATTTTACTCAAGCTCAACTCGATAAGATGACTCCCCATCTTCAACCCCAGCAAACTACAGGATTGAATTACTATCCTCTACCCGCCCAGGGCGAGCGCTTTCCCATTCCCGATCCCCACTATTCGCCGCGCCTCACTCCCCGTCCCCTTGATAATGTCACCTTTTTCCAAGCTATTTTGGAGGGTATCGCCCGTATTGAAGCCCAAGGTTATCGCCAACTCCAATTGCTAGGCGCCCCTTTCCCCAGCCTAGTAAAAACCACTGGCGGGGGTGCTCGCAACCCTGCCTGGCTGCAAATAAGGGAACAAACTCTTCGGGTTCCTGTGATTACTGCCTGTGAAACCGAGGCTGCTTATGGGAGCGCGCTACTAGCGCGTCAAGCTCTCTCCTGA
- the queF gene encoding preQ(1) synthase, whose product MPSQPNRELEIFANPLPERDYTIRIRIPEFTCLCPKTGQPDFATLQLEYVPDQACVELKSLKLYTWSYREQGAFHEAVTNQILDDLSAVCKPRFMRLTAEFNVRGGIYTTVVAEYRQPGWSAPEIVRLP is encoded by the coding sequence ATGCCTAGCCAACCGAATCGTGAATTAGAAATCTTTGCCAACCCCTTGCCGGAACGAGACTATACTATCCGAATTCGGATTCCAGAATTTACCTGCTTATGCCCAAAGACGGGCCAGCCTGATTTTGCCACCTTACAGCTAGAGTACGTGCCCGACCAGGCTTGCGTGGAATTAAAATCGCTCAAACTCTATACCTGGTCCTACCGGGAACAAGGCGCTTTCCATGAAGCGGTTACTAATCAAATTTTGGACGATCTCAGCGCTGTCTGTAAGCCCCGTTTTATGCGCCTCACCGCAGAGTTTAATGTTCGCGGGGGCATTTACACCACAGTGGTGGCTGAATACCGCCAACCCGGCTGGAGTGCGCCCGAGATAGTTCGGCTACCCTGA
- the smc gene encoding chromosome segregation protein SMC, whose amino-acid sequence MRLKKIKLVGFKSFVDPTSLPLPSNRVAVVGPNGCGKSNIIDAVRWVMGESSAKHLRGDSMADVIFNGSTSRKPVGQCSVELVFDNSQGGLGGQYAAYNEIAIKRQVSRDGQSHYFLNNARCRRRDITDIFLGTGLGPRSYAIIEQGMISRLIEAKPEELRVFLEEAAGISKYKERRRETENRMSHTVDNLNRINDLREEIERQFNTLKRQAKQAEKYQALKQLDRKIKAQIEALRWRVLNEKTCQLNQEIERQETLLEGHTADLRRVEAQLEQQGEALYQARDKTAEIQETYYSQGAEIARLEQQLHHGRAQRAQHQQEQAQIEHRLTQSEQLQEEKSALIRQTRQALVNHVESEREAQQQFQAAQERMETTETAMQDWQISWEGFNQRAAEPTQRAQVERSRQQQLTRQQEQLRQRRVRLEEEARQLAERDGTKRLEELREEQFILEQALARQQKALTDCIAQASEYREQEKQLARKLHSQQGDRHHLQGRLASLQALQQAAGRGGDSGVDAWLTQQDLADSLCLAEGLEVEPGWEWAVERALGIHMEAVCVAGWEQLADGLLSLEAGSLTLFNTAASTQTNRIESRFPSLLSKVQAPWPLDSILGGVYAVETLDEALALRARLAPGESIMTRNGIWLSSAWFSQVREEDEKAGVLARRREIARLQEEIIGCEREVEALDKQLEEIRGHFYTLENEQAHQQKALHQSQRELGECQSSLARIEAKQEQHQLRQRQVKEELEEIQTHLAEDERERQLAETYLQEAFVEIEGFAEEREQLIKQRDRLRESLKQVRDETEAAKDTLHRLEIKGHSLQTTLEAAQEAVIQIRQEYNELLQRREALEVTLAGGETPLQELQTQLETYLQQRMSIERQLNEAREQVTRLESRLRADEQKKHEIARTLEAQRTSLEQLRVDRQAIWVRAQTLKEQLQELGFSPEEILREMPEESDLATLEAEGERIAQHIQRLGPINLAAIDECRIQAERKQYLDAQHADLTEALQTLENAIKRIDRETRSRFRETFDKVNGGLQALFPKLFGGGKAYLELNDDDLLNTGVKIMARPPGKRNSTIHLLSGGEKALTAVALVFAIFQLNPAPFCMLDEVDAPLDDANVERFCELVKEMSVKLQFIIVTHNKVTMEMGHQLTGVTMHEPGVSRLVAVDVDEAVQLAAV is encoded by the coding sequence ATGCGCTTAAAGAAAATCAAGCTTGTTGGTTTTAAGTCATTTGTCGATCCTACCAGTTTACCTTTACCCAGTAACCGGGTGGCCGTTGTCGGGCCTAATGGCTGCGGTAAATCCAATATCATTGACGCCGTGCGTTGGGTGATGGGAGAGAGTTCAGCTAAACACTTGCGCGGTGATTCCATGGCGGATGTTATTTTCAATGGTTCGACTTCCCGCAAACCGGTAGGGCAGTGCTCCGTAGAGCTGGTTTTTGATAATAGTCAAGGAGGTCTAGGAGGCCAATATGCAGCTTACAATGAGATTGCTATCAAGCGCCAGGTCAGCAGGGATGGTCAGTCCCATTATTTCCTGAATAATGCCCGCTGCCGTCGCCGTGATATTACCGATATTTTTCTTGGCACCGGCCTGGGACCACGGAGCTATGCGATTATCGAGCAGGGCATGATCTCCCGCCTTATCGAGGCCAAGCCCGAAGAACTTCGGGTTTTTCTGGAAGAAGCCGCGGGCATTTCCAAATACAAGGAGCGTCGCCGTGAAACTGAAAACCGTATGTCTCATACCGTTGATAACCTTAATCGTATTAACGACTTAAGAGAAGAAATTGAAAGACAGTTCAATACTTTAAAGCGCCAAGCCAAGCAAGCGGAAAAATATCAAGCATTAAAGCAGTTAGATCGTAAAATTAAAGCTCAAATTGAAGCCCTACGCTGGCGGGTATTAAATGAAAAAACGTGTCAACTCAATCAAGAAATTGAACGTCAGGAAACGCTTTTAGAAGGGCACACAGCAGATCTGCGGCGAGTGGAAGCACAATTAGAGCAGCAGGGAGAAGCTCTATACCAAGCTAGGGATAAGACGGCTGAAATTCAGGAAACGTATTATAGCCAAGGAGCAGAGATCGCCCGCCTTGAGCAGCAACTTCATCATGGGCGAGCACAACGAGCGCAGCATCAGCAAGAGCAAGCACAAATAGAGCACCGGTTAACGCAGTCAGAGCAGCTCCAAGAGGAGAAGTCAGCGCTTATCAGGCAAACCCGGCAAGCCTTGGTGAACCATGTTGAGTCTGAGAGGGAAGCACAACAGCAATTTCAGGCTGCCCAGGAAAGAATGGAAACCACTGAAACGGCAATGCAGGATTGGCAGATAAGCTGGGAGGGTTTTAACCAACGGGCAGCGGAACCCACTCAGCGGGCTCAGGTGGAACGGAGCCGGCAGCAACAACTAACGCGGCAACAGGAGCAGCTGCGGCAGCGTAGGGTCCGACTTGAAGAAGAGGCCAGGCAGTTGGCTGAGAGGGATGGTACGAAGCGATTGGAGGAACTACGGGAGGAGCAATTCATTCTAGAGCAGGCGTTGGCCCGGCAGCAAAAAGCCTTGACGGATTGCATTGCGCAGGCTTCCGAATATCGAGAGCAAGAAAAACAGCTTGCTAGAAAACTTCATAGTCAGCAGGGGGATCGGCATCATTTACAGGGTCGACTGGCCTCCTTGCAAGCGCTACAGCAGGCTGCTGGCCGTGGTGGTGATAGCGGAGTCGATGCCTGGCTAACGCAACAGGATCTAGCGGATAGCCTGTGCCTAGCCGAGGGCTTGGAAGTTGAACCCGGATGGGAATGGGCGGTAGAGCGCGCCTTAGGGATACACATGGAAGCTGTGTGCGTGGCTGGCTGGGAGCAGCTAGCTGATGGACTCTTAAGTTTGGAGGCGGGATCCCTCACCCTTTTTAATACGGCAGCATCCACCCAAACTAACAGAATAGAAAGCAGATTTCCCTCGCTATTAAGTAAGGTACAAGCCCCATGGCCTTTGGACTCGATACTGGGAGGAGTCTACGCGGTAGAAACTCTAGACGAGGCACTAGCTTTGCGAGCCCGCCTTGCTCCCGGTGAGTCAATTATGACTCGCAACGGCATTTGGCTGAGTTCAGCCTGGTTTAGCCAGGTTCGAGAAGAGGATGAGAAAGCGGGGGTGCTGGCGAGGAGGCGGGAAATAGCCCGTTTACAGGAGGAGATAATTGGTTGCGAACGGGAAGTAGAGGCCCTTGATAAACAGTTAGAGGAAATCCGGGGACATTTTTATACGCTGGAGAATGAGCAGGCGCATCAGCAAAAAGCATTGCATCAGTCGCAAAGAGAGTTAGGGGAATGCCAATCTTCCTTGGCGCGGATAGAAGCCAAACAGGAACAGCACCAGCTTCGTCAGAGGCAGGTGAAGGAAGAATTGGAAGAAATCCAAACGCATCTTGCTGAAGACGAAAGAGAACGGCAATTGGCCGAAACCTACCTGCAAGAGGCGTTTGTAGAGATAGAAGGTTTCGCTGAGGAGCGAGAGCAGCTTATCAAGCAGCGGGATCGATTACGAGAGTCGTTGAAGCAAGTTCGGGATGAAACTGAAGCAGCGAAAGATACCTTGCATCGGCTAGAGATAAAAGGACATTCTCTCCAGACGACTTTAGAAGCAGCTCAAGAAGCGGTGATTCAAATTCGCCAGGAATATAACGAGTTGCTTCAACGTAGGGAAGCATTAGAGGTTACCCTAGCGGGCGGAGAAACGCCCCTGCAGGAACTTCAAACGCAACTTGAAACCTATTTGCAGCAGCGAATGAGCATCGAGCGCCAGTTAAACGAGGCGCGAGAACAAGTGACTAGGTTAGAATCACGGTTGCGGGCAGACGAGCAAAAAAAGCACGAGATAGCAAGAACACTTGAGGCGCAACGAACCTCTTTGGAGCAGCTCCGCGTTGATAGGCAAGCGATCTGGGTGCGGGCCCAAACGCTCAAGGAGCAATTGCAAGAACTAGGATTTAGCCCTGAAGAGATACTACGGGAGATGCCTGAGGAGAGTGATTTGGCTACCTTGGAAGCGGAAGGCGAACGCATTGCTCAACATATTCAGCGCCTTGGTCCTATTAATTTGGCGGCTATTGATGAATGCCGAATTCAGGCGGAGCGTAAACAGTATTTAGATGCTCAGCACGCTGATTTAACCGAGGCACTGCAAACCCTAGAAAACGCTATTAAGCGTATTGATCGTGAAACCCGCAGTCGCTTTCGAGAAACTTTTGATAAGGTGAATGGTGGCCTGCAAGCACTATTTCCCAAACTCTTCGGGGGGGGTAAGGCTTATCTAGAGTTGAATGACGATGATTTGCTAAATACCGGCGTTAAAATTATGGCCCGCCCTCCAGGCAAGCGAAATAGCACTATTCATTTACTCTCAGGGGGAGAGAAAGCACTAACCGCAGTAGCGTTAGTATTTGCTATTTTTCAGCTCAACCCAGCACCCTTTTGTATGTTGGATGAGGTTGATGCCCCGCTTGATGATGCCAATGTGGAGCGCTTTTGTGAGCTGGTAAAGGAAATGTCGGTTAAATTGCAATTCATTATTGTAACCCATAATAAGGTCACTATGGAAATGGGACATCAGCTTACTGGAGTGACCATGCATGAACCTGGCGTCTCACGCCTGGTCGCGGTGGATGTGGATGAGGCGGTACAATTGGCCGCCGTTTAG
- the zipA gene encoding cell division protein ZipA → MNDLRLALLVIGALILVVIYFYSRWENRRKSIRDQKREHRQMPTLGTYDENSENPVEPGQSPEIPEKNRNLRVQEEEKSLENLEELDELAPLVEEAQESHSEKEPERTEAMPPKDTKKSRFAFPKKWLKAKPRPEKLSPQPAGPELVIVLTVIARGKSIFRGKDIVRVLEDKGLRHGEMNIYHAYSPGGRAIFSVANIMEPGSFDLEQIEHFSTMGLALFMRLPGPAGGFAAFDRMLEIARLLAEKLNGEVRDERRNILTAQALEQIRERILAFNRACRSLGVQGR, encoded by the coding sequence ATGAATGATCTACGCCTAGCATTGCTTGTGATCGGCGCCCTAATTTTGGTGGTGATTTATTTTTATAGCCGATGGGAAAATCGCCGGAAAAGTATTCGTGATCAGAAGCGGGAGCATAGACAAATGCCAACGCTAGGAACTTATGACGAGAATTCAGAAAATCCGGTGGAGCCTGGTCAGTCCCCTGAAATCCCGGAAAAAAACCGGAATTTGAGGGTACAGGAGGAAGAGAAATCCTTGGAGAATCTGGAAGAGCTGGATGAGTTAGCTCCGTTAGTAGAAGAGGCCCAAGAATCTCATTCAGAAAAGGAGCCAGAGCGTACCGAAGCAATGCCACCCAAGGATACTAAAAAAAGCCGGTTTGCCTTTCCAAAGAAATGGCTCAAAGCAAAACCTAGACCTGAAAAACTATCACCACAACCGGCAGGGCCTGAATTGGTTATTGTGCTTACGGTGATAGCGCGAGGAAAGAGCATCTTTCGAGGCAAAGATATCGTACGGGTCTTGGAAGACAAAGGTCTACGGCATGGAGAAATGAATATTTATCATGCCTATTCTCCCGGAGGGCGAGCTATATTTAGTGTAGCTAATATTATGGAGCCGGGATCATTTGATTTGGAGCAGATAGAGCATTTTTCTACCATGGGGCTTGCTTTGTTTATGCGCCTGCCTGGACCGGCAGGCGGTTTTGCCGCATTCGATAGGATGTTGGAAATAGCCCGGCTTTTAGCTGAGAAGTTAAACGGAGAGGTCCGTGATGAGCGGCGCAATATACTTACCGCTCAAGCGCTTGAACAGATACGAGAACGTATTCTTGCTTTTAATCGGGCCTGTCGATCTCTGGGAGTGCAGGGCAGATAG
- the ligA gene encoding NAD-dependent DNA ligase LigA, with protein MVAPAPAKDRIQALKELINNYDYAYYVMDNPLIPDSEYDRLIRELRVLEENYPELITLDSPTQRVGAKPIKFLGEVKHEVPMLSLNNAFHEGELVDFHRRVKARLGIERVDYAAEPKLDGLAVSLLYQDGVLVQGATRGDGVTGEDVTHNIRTIPTVSLCLRDEKAPSLLEVRGEVYMPRKGFERLNREQIVKGEKPFVNPRNAAAGSLRQLDSRIAASRPLAIFCYGIGQVEQGILPDRHSEVLCQLKQWGLRILPHLQVVEGLAGCKKYYQHMLDMRDKLPYEIDGVVFKVDYLNQQQTLGSLARAPRWALAYKFPAQEELTQILDIEVQVGRTGALTPVAWLQPIFVGGVTVSKATLHNEGEIRRKDIRIGDTVYVRRAGDVIPEIVKVVLEERLPGSRLFQMPRQCPVCDSEIVKEEGRAIARCSGGLYCPAQRKEAVKHFAARRAMDINGLGDKLVEQLVKRGLIKDVADLYDLTKEQLVGLERMGQKSAANLINAIQQSKHTTLPRFLYALGIREVGEATAQVLTKEFGSLAALASASEERLQQVVDIGPVVAAHIAAFFRQLHNCQVIQSLQEAGVCWPELEHKAPIVRPLSGRTFVLTGTLESMTREQAKERLQALGGKVSGSVSPHTDYLIIGAKPGSKLIKARNLEITILDETNFLNLLDDTFFP; from the coding sequence GTGGTAGCGCCAGCCCCAGCCAAGGATCGCATACAGGCATTAAAAGAATTAATCAATAACTATGATTACGCCTATTATGTAATGGATAATCCGTTAATTCCAGATTCTGAATATGATCGTTTGATACGAGAATTAAGAGTTCTGGAAGAAAACTACCCTGAGTTGATTACTTTGGATTCGCCTACCCAGCGCGTGGGTGCTAAACCCATTAAATTTTTAGGCGAAGTTAAGCATGAAGTTCCCATGCTATCCCTAAATAATGCTTTCCATGAGGGAGAATTGGTTGATTTTCATCGGCGGGTAAAAGCGCGATTAGGAATCGAACGGGTCGATTATGCGGCTGAACCTAAACTTGACGGTCTTGCCGTCAGCTTATTGTACCAAGATGGCGTGCTCGTGCAGGGCGCAACCCGTGGCGATGGTGTCACCGGTGAGGATGTCACCCATAATATCCGGACTATTCCTACTGTCTCATTGTGTTTGCGTGACGAGAAAGCTCCTTCCTTGTTAGAAGTACGCGGTGAAGTGTATATGCCAAGGAAGGGATTTGAGCGGCTTAATCGAGAGCAAATCGTTAAGGGTGAAAAGCCTTTTGTGAATCCCCGCAATGCCGCTGCCGGCAGCCTGCGCCAATTAGATTCCCGGATCGCAGCGAGCCGTCCACTGGCTATATTTTGTTATGGCATTGGCCAAGTGGAGCAGGGGATATTGCCTGATCGTCATAGCGAAGTTTTGTGCCAACTTAAGCAGTGGGGTTTGCGTATTCTTCCTCATCTGCAGGTAGTTGAGGGACTTGCTGGCTGTAAAAAGTACTATCAGCATATGCTGGATATGCGCGATAAGCTCCCCTATGAAATTGATGGAGTGGTCTTTAAGGTAGATTATCTCAATCAGCAGCAAACTTTAGGATCGCTTGCCCGTGCTCCCCGCTGGGCCCTCGCCTATAAATTTCCCGCTCAAGAAGAACTAACTCAAATCTTGGATATTGAGGTACAGGTAGGACGTACGGGGGCCTTGACTCCTGTGGCTTGGTTACAGCCTATTTTTGTGGGCGGTGTAACAGTTAGTAAGGCCACCTTGCACAATGAAGGCGAAATTCGGCGTAAGGATATCCGGATTGGTGATACCGTTTATGTGCGCCGGGCAGGGGATGTCATCCCAGAAATAGTTAAGGTGGTATTGGAAGAGCGCTTACCTGGCTCTCGCCTCTTTCAGATGCCTAGGCAATGTCCTGTTTGTGACTCGGAGATCGTTAAAGAAGAAGGCAGGGCGATTGCCCGTTGCAGTGGCGGTCTATATTGTCCGGCTCAGCGCAAGGAGGCAGTTAAACACTTTGCTGCACGCCGGGCAATGGATATCAATGGTCTGGGAGATAAGCTTGTAGAACAGCTTGTGAAACGAGGGCTGATTAAAGATGTAGCCGATTTGTATGACCTTACCAAGGAGCAGCTTGTTGGATTAGAACGCATGGGGCAAAAATCGGCAGCCAACTTGATAAATGCTATTCAGCAGAGTAAGCACACAACCTTGCCGCGTTTTCTTTACGCTCTTGGTATTCGCGAAGTAGGAGAAGCCACTGCCCAAGTGTTAACTAAAGAGTTTGGCTCATTAGCAGCATTGGCAAGCGCCAGTGAGGAGAGATTACAGCAAGTGGTTGATATCGGGCCTGTTGTCGCTGCCCATATTGCTGCTTTTTTCCGCCAACTACACAACTGCCAAGTCATTCAAAGTTTACAAGAAGCTGGAGTTTGCTGGCCAGAGCTGGAACATAAGGCACCCATTGTTCGGCCTCTTTCCGGCAGGACCTTTGTTCTTACCGGAACTCTGGAAAGCATGACCCGTGAGCAGGCCAAAGAACGCTTGCAGGCTTTGGGAGGTAAAGTCAGTGGCAGTGTTTCTCCTCATACCGATTACTTGATAATAGGTGCTAAGCCTGGATCTAAGCTGATCAAGGCGAGGAATCTCGAGATTACCATTTTAGATGAAACTAATTTTCTAAATTTGCTTGATGATACTTTCTTTCCCTGA
- a CDS encoding (2Fe-2S)-binding protein encodes MYVCVCHAVTDKQLQEAISQGTNNLRDLRRQLGVVSSCGKCGCCVRDILQQSRQASATEVSNVA; translated from the coding sequence ATGTATGTATGTGTATGTCATGCCGTTACTGATAAGCAGTTGCAAGAAGCGATTTCACAAGGTACCAATAATCTCCGTGATCTGAGGCGTCAGCTGGGAGTGGTTAGTAGCTGTGGTAAATGTGGTTGCTGTGTGCGAGATATTTTACAACAGTCTCGGCAGGCCAGCGCCACTGAAGTTAGTAATGTGGCGTAG
- a CDS encoding secondary thiamine-phosphate synthase enzyme YjbQ, with product MVVQERLEVTTPGRGTVEITDQLQRIATGSNIRTGLCHVFIHHTSASLMLCENADPAVRHDLEAYFGQLVPDGDPLFTHQQEGADDMAAHVRTVLTHSELNLPVTQGRCALGAWQGVYIWEHRFSGYRRQVTVTVYGE from the coding sequence ATGGTAGTCCAAGAAAGGCTGGAGGTTACGACGCCAGGCCGAGGAACGGTGGAGATCACGGACCAGCTACAGCGGATTGCCACCGGCAGTAATATCAGGACGGGTTTATGCCATGTTTTTATTCATCATACTAGTGCTTCATTAATGCTTTGCGAAAATGCTGATCCGGCAGTGAGACATGATTTAGAAGCTTATTTTGGCCAGCTTGTGCCTGATGGCGATCCCTTGTTTACCCATCAGCAGGAGGGTGCGGATGATATGGCTGCCCACGTACGGACCGTATTGACTCACTCGGAACTCAACCTGCCCGTTACTCAGGGCCGTTGTGCCTTGGGTGCTTGGCAAGGGGTTTATATCTGGGAACATCGTTTCTCAGGCTATCGACGGCAGGTGACGGTGACTGTGTATGGAGAATAA
- a CDS encoding esterase/lipase family protein, producing the protein MTIHLPSSTPFKKKETVILLHGIWMKSLYLYPLAKYLSIQGYRTICFSYRSLQDSPSKTLHHLHNYLESLETETIHFVGHSLGGLLIQRLLKKYPKQTPGGVVALGTPFTGSIVAQRLYAHQLGRYLLGQNAEESLLIESAPSWQFTQKLGIIAGTRSFGVGQLITRLPQPNDGTVSVAETKLAGMTDHCLVRTNHTGLPLSPIVAKLTVTFLHYNRFSQ; encoded by the coding sequence ATGACGATCCATCTTCCTAGCTCCACTCCTTTCAAAAAAAAGGAAACGGTAATTTTACTCCATGGTATTTGGATGAAGAGCCTCTATTTGTACCCTTTAGCTAAATATCTTAGCATCCAGGGTTATCGAACGATCTGCTTCAGTTACCGCTCTCTCCAAGATAGTCCCAGCAAAACCTTGCATCATCTGCACAACTACCTCGAAAGCTTGGAAACAGAAACTATTCACTTCGTAGGACATAGCTTAGGAGGGCTTTTAATACAGCGCTTATTAAAGAAGTATCCTAAACAAACACCTGGCGGGGTAGTAGCGCTAGGGACTCCGTTTACCGGTAGTATCGTTGCTCAACGGCTCTATGCTCACCAACTAGGGCGCTATCTTCTAGGACAAAACGCCGAGGAGAGCCTATTGATTGAAAGCGCTCCTTCTTGGCAATTTACTCAAAAACTGGGGATCATTGCAGGAACCAGAAGCTTTGGTGTAGGTCAATTGATCACCCGCCTGCCCCAGCCTAATGATGGAACAGTGAGTGTTGCAGAAACAAAACTGGCGGGAATGACGGACCATTGTCTGGTCAGAACTAATCATACGGGTTTGCCACTTTCCCCCATAGTAGCAAAACTCACCGTTACTTTCTTACATTATAATCGTTTTAGCCAATAG
- a CDS encoding DUF5658 family protein, giving the protein MSYVIVEKTNVFQERRRGERRVGSFPQFNYWGRQGRRGYVRRCEDLTNAYLDKYPPYLWWFTVAILVLCFMDAIFTLSLLQHGAKEVNPLMAELINFSIPLFAGVKMAVTGLGLVGLIVHHNFIVFRIFRVQQFIYGFLFLYSGLVVYESFLLLSNL; this is encoded by the coding sequence ATGAGTTACGTAATCGTTGAAAAAACGAATGTTTTCCAGGAGCGTCGGCGTGGGGAACGGCGGGTAGGCTCATTTCCGCAGTTTAATTATTGGGGTCGCCAAGGCCGCCGGGGCTACGTTAGACGCTGTGAGGATCTTACTAACGCCTATTTGGATAAATATCCCCCTTATTTGTGGTGGTTTACGGTAGCAATTTTGGTCTTGTGTTTTATGGATGCAATTTTTACCTTATCTTTGCTTCAACACGGTGCTAAAGAAGTAAATCCACTTATGGCTGAATTAATTAATTTCAGTATTCCGCTCTTTGCAGGGGTAAAAATGGCTGTCACTGGGTTAGGGCTTGTAGGGTTGATAGTACATCATAATTTTATTGTATTCCGTATTTTTCGTGTACAGCAGTTTATTTATGGTTTTTTGTTTCTTTATTCTGGGTTGGTGGTTTATGAGAGCTTTTTATTGCTATCTAACTTATGA